A window of Thermococcus sp. genomic DNA:
ATGGCGCACTACACCATTCTAAATTTCACGTGGGATACCCTGACTTTCTTTATCTCATACTCGTGGAAATCAATCATGTCCTTTATTGCTTTGCTTGGACTTTATTCAATGGTTAAAGACAGGAAATTTATAGCATCAAGACTTCTGGTCTCGTCAATCGTAGGGCTGTTCTCTGCGGGCATCGTATTCATACTCATTGGGGATCCGCTTATAGCGTATAAGATGCATCTCTACCACTTTGCTCTCATGGGGCTACTACTTGTCCTTGGTTTAGATAGGGTCCTCTGTTTCTCTCCCAAGACAGAGCGTTCATTTGCGGCAATTGCCATCATCCTACTTCTGCTTTCCACGCTGACGATATCGAATTTCGTTTCAAACAAATGGACACAAAACGGGTTTGAGGAGTTTCCATTTGAGAATCTTCAAGCGTGGATCTTAAGCAACACATCTCCCAATGATGTGATTTTAAGCAATTATGAGTCTTCATTCATGGTATTCTCAATTTCCGGGCGGAAAACAGTTCTCTTCAGAAGAACGCATGCATCACCCTTTGTTGATTATAATCGCAGAAGTGCGGATATAATGGTCGCCCTATTGGGGAACGACACCACAAAAAGTCTTGAATTGCTCAAATCGTATCATGTTCACTACATTTATATCGACGGGATGACTTCTAAGGATCCCCTTTGGGTTCCTGTCCAATACAGGAAATATTTGGTGTCTAACGGCGTTCATTGTAATGTAAAGTGGATGCGCTATGATCCGGCGGATCCAGAGAGCACCAAGATAAAAGCATGCGTTGCCAACTTCAGCGTTTCAAGAATTTCAACTTATTTGAGGGTTGTCTTCAAGGATGAATGGTCCACAATTTTTGAGGTTGAATACCCACCATAACCCCACAGCGCTTGGTTTATAAATCCAGTGGAGTAGGAACTGCGGTGGTAACATGAGGTCGGTGACGTATCTCAGCCTCGCCCTATCCCTGCTCTTCGCCGGAGTAAGCCCGATATTCTTCAAGCTCGGCCTCCAGGGCGTTAATGGGATGGGCCTTTCCCTCAGCACCATCAAAGCTTTCCTGACCAACAGATACGCCGTTGTTGGGCTGGTCCTCTACGCTCTCTCTTCAATCCTGTGGCTGTTCTCGCTCTCGGAGCTTCCGGCGAGCCTCATGTATCCGCTCCTGAACCTCGCCTACGTGGTGACTGTGGTTCTCGCGGCAACCTATCTCAAGGAGCCTGTTCACGTCCTCCGCTGGGTGGGAGTCGGCCTGATAATAATCGGGAGCATACTCGTGGGCATCAACTGACCTACGAAAGATTTTTAAACGCTCTCCATTCCCTTATATCGAAGCCCCGGTGGTGTAGCCCGGTCAAACATGCGGGCCT
This region includes:
- a CDS encoding EamA family transporter — encoded protein: MRSVTYLSLALSLLFAGVSPIFFKLGLQGVNGMGLSLSTIKAFLTNRYAVVGLVLYALSSILWLFSLSELPASLMYPLLNLAYVVTVVLAATYLKEPVHVLRWVGVGLIIIGSILVGIN